A window of the Brassica napus cultivar Da-Ae chromosome A2, Da-Ae, whole genome shotgun sequence genome harbors these coding sequences:
- the LOC125588951 gene encoding uncharacterized protein LOC125588951, protein MTKPRILGVLFQLLLTAVISPVLSAHSLPDGGDHDRFKRRDPLNSFRYYNGSFNVQDKHYWAATFFTGIHGYAFAGAFLIAGVCLGLYAAFFNKRRRVSSTQRRYLDRYYLPLFLLLLLFMSLSVAATGIVIAANQSSKSRTEEMKETIDKTGEDVDRNIRTVITSLTRIQYLLLPYDQTTTHLLNVTSHRLKKGSQMIQSFVHHNGPTIDLAIQISYVTHLVIASTNLFVLLLALVPILLHWHPGFIMVIFLCWILTTLSWALTGFDFFLHTFAEDVCSAFSGFVQNPQNSTLTNIFPCMDPLHSDKTLMEVSLMIRNFITELNSKVASSMRSYALTDRSRTVSSSAPPESGLICDPFLGQQINSYTPQSCSNGAIPIGQFPNVLSRFTCHDKDPPETCRITGKFIPEAAYLKVYAYSNSAQGMLDILPSLQNLMQCLHVKDTLSSIVSNQCKPFRASMYRLWACMLALSLIMKVTVLLFLARAYQEREKSFAWFSIHPTSEEEVRQVNI, encoded by the exons ATGACAAAACCAAGAATACTCGGAGTTCTGTTTCAGCTCCTCTTAACGGCCGTGATTTCTCCGGTTTTGTCGGCTCACAGTTTACCGGACGGTGGAGATCATGACCGGTTTAAGAGACGCGACCCTCTTAACAGCTTTAGGTATTACAACGGAAGTTTCAACGTTCAAGACAAACATTATTGGGCA GCTACGTTTTTTACCGGAATCCACGGTTACGCCTTCGCCGGAGCGTTTCTTATTGCCGGCGTATGCTTGGGTCTTTACGCAGCTTTCTTCAACAAAAGAAGACGTGTTTCTTCCACGCAACGTCGATATCTTGACCGTTACTATCTTCCTCTcttcttacttcttcttctcttcatgtCACTCTCAGT GGCAGCGACAGGGATAGTGATAGCAGCCAACCAAAGCTCGAAGTCCAGAACAGAGGAGATGAAAGAAACCATAGACAAAACAGGAGAAGATGTAGACAGAAACATACGTACCGTGATAACGTCGCTGACGAGGATACAGTACCTGTTGCTTCCCTACGATCAGACAACGACTCATCTACTCAATGTCACTAGCCATCGACTCAAAAAAGGATCTCAGATGATTCAAAGCTTTGTTCACCATAACGGTCCTACCATTGATCTCGCCATCCAAATCTC GTATGTAACTCATCTTGTGATTGCATCGACCAACTTATTCGTTCTCCTTCTAGCCCTCG TTCCTATCTTGCTTCATTGGCACCCTGGATTCATCAT GGTGATATTCTTGTGTTGGATATTAACAACTCTTTCTTGGGCCCTAACTGGTTTCGATTTCTTCCTTCACAC ATTCGCAGAAGACGTTTGCTCAGCGTTCAGTGGCTTTGTGCAAAACCCACAAAACAGTACACTGACAAATATTTTTCCTTGCATGGATCCTCTTCATTCTGACAAAACCCTAATGGAAGTCAGCTTAATGATCCGTAACTTCATCACCGAG TTAAACTCAAAAGTAGCAAGTTCAATGCGGTCTTATGCCTTGACTGACCGGAGTAGAACTGTATCATCGTCGGCGCCGCCGGAGTCTGGACTGATATGTGATCCGTTTTTAGGACAACAGATCAACAGCTACACACCACAAAGCTGCTCCAACGGCGCCATTCCAATCGGCCAATTCCCAAAT gttctTTCAAGATTCACATGCCACGACAAAGATCCACCGGAAACCTGCAGAATCACCGGTAAATTCATCCCGGAAGCAGCTTACCTAAAGGTCTATGCTTACAGCAACTCAGCTCAGGGGATGCTGGACATATTGCCTTCTCTTCAAAATCTAATGCAATGCCTTCACGTGAAAGACACGTTATCGAGCATCGTCTCTAACCAGTGTAAACCCTTTAGGGCTTCAATGTATCGGCTCTGGGCGTGCATGCTTGCTCTCTCTCTTATCATGAAGGTTACGGTTCTGCTCTTCCTCGCTAGAGCTTAccaagagagagaaaagagctTTGCTTGGTTTTCGATTCATCCTACTTCCGAAGAAGAAGTAAGACAAGTGAATATATAG
- the LOC125588954 gene encoding formin-like protein 6 produces the protein MDSDVLSGDVTKLETGLDKLRSFIKTETTTTTTSTPGKFFDSMKAFLKDAEEEIRKVKGEERKAMSMVKEVTEYFHGDAAKEEAHPLRIFMVVRDFLGVLDNVCKQVRTMQEMSTTMGSASARSFRISATASLPVLHRYKARREEEDTSSDDEHSSNSST, from the coding sequence ATGGATTCCGATGTACTGAGTGGCGACGTGACAAAGCTCGAAACGGGACTTGATAAACTCCGATCTTTTATCAAGAcagagacaacaacaacaacaacatcaactCCAGGGAAGTTCTTTGATTCGATGAAAGCGTTTCTCAAAGACGCAGAGGAAGAGATTCGAAAGGTCaaaggagaagaaagaaaagctaTGTCAATGGTTAAAGAAGTAACAGAGTATTTCCACGGAGACGCTGCGAAAGAAGAAGCGCATCCTTTGAGAATCTTCATGGTCGTGAGAGATTTTCTAGGAGTACTCGATAACGTTTGTAAACAAGTGAGGACGATGCAAGAGATGTCGACAACTATGGGTTCGGCTTCAGCTAGATCGTTCAGGATATCAGCTACAGCTTCGTTGCCGGTTCTTCATAGGTATAAAGCAagacgagaagaagaagatacaagCTCAGATGATGAACATAGCAGCAACTCTTCTACGTGA
- the LOC106447980 gene encoding glucan endo-1,3-beta-glucosidase 12-like — protein sequence MRHLLYIFFFIPILGFAGAGQESTPIEALNLLQLLPQTTDLELAVSVRDNKTITEISSSIIKAETWLKTHVLSRYPSTKITTIVIFSPDSCQTTPFDLVLSSLKNLHHSLTRWGLEKKIKVSSGFSYQCLNNLETFKPTLAFLRSINSTFTINPPPNFLYSPDNHLDMLRSVEKLGSLSFNRVNFLNPEPEEAAVAAMASRRNLRSLVNFSTKFTFNFPTLPSPSPENSPVHSSVGYPSPQPSPELSPPEQSPISSPPEQSPISSPGLSLSPCIPHQTPSPPAKEKGVEGLWCVAKPSVAAETLQQSLDFACGQGGANCDEIKPRGICFYPDTTVAHASYAFNSYWQKTKRNGGSCSFGGTAMLITTDPSYQHCRFVLS from the exons ATGAGACATCTCCtttacattttcttcttcattccCATTCTTGGCTTTGCAG GAGCTGGTCAAGAATCAACACCCATTGAAGCTCTGAatctccttcaacttcttcctCAAACTACTGATCTTGAGCTAGCTGTTTCCGTGAGAGACAACAAAACCATTACGGAGATTTCATCAAGCATCATAAAGGCTGAAACTTGGCTTAAAACCCATGTCCTCTCTCGTTACCCTTCCACCAAAATCACCACCATTGTTATCTTTTCCCCTGACTCTTGCCAAACCACGCCCTTTGACCTGGTCCTCTCATCTTTGAAGAACCTACACCATTCTCTCACAAGATGGGGTCTTGAGAAGAAGATCAAAGTCTCCTCTGGCTTCTCTTACCAGTGCTTAAACAACCTAGAAACCTTTAAACCTACTCTCGCCTTCCTCAGATCCATAAACTCCACTTTCACCATAAACCCACCTCCAAACTTCCTCTACTCTCCTGATAACCATCTTGACATGCTTCGTTCCGTGGAGAAGTTGGGATCTTTGAGCTTCAACAGAGTGAACTTCTTAAACCCTGAACCAGAAGAAGCTGCGGTGGCGGCGATGGCATCAAGAAGAAATCTCAGATCTTTAGTCAATTTTAGCACAAAATTCACATTTAACTTCCCGACATTACCCTCTCCGTCGCCGGAAAACTCACCAGTTCACTCCTCCGTCGGATATCCATCTCCACAGCCTTCGCCGGAGCTCTCACCGCCGGAGCAATCTCCGATCTCATCTCCGCCGGAGCAATCTCCGATCTCATCTCCAGGACTCTCGCTTTCGCCGTGCATTCCACATCAGACTCCTTCGCCGCCGGCGAAAGAGAAGGGCGTGGAAGGGCTGTGGTGCGTGGCGAAACCGAGCGTGGCGGCGGAGACACTGCAGCAGTCGTTGGACTTTGCGTGCGGACAAGGAGGAGCCAACTGCGACGAGATTAAGCCTCGCGGGATATGTTTCTATCCGGACACGACAGTGGCTCATGCTTCTTATGCTTTCAACAGTTACTGGCAAAAGACTAAACGTAACGGAGGAAGTTGCTCTTTCGGTGGCACCGCCATGCTTATCACTACTGATCCAA GTTATCAGCATTGCAGGTTTGTTCTGAGTTGA